CGAGGGCGCGCTGCGGAACGCGCAGACCCTCACCGAGGCGCTGGAGGCCGTCCTGGAGTCCGTCCCGGAGGGGGGCTACCTCGCCGTCCTGGCCTACCTGGACCGGGCCGGCGACGCGGCCGCGGCCCGGCTGCGGCCGCTGCTGGCGGAACGGGCCGCGAAGGTCCGCAGGCATCCGGCGCCCGTCACGTTCGGGTGGGGGCCGCGCTACCTGCACACGGTGGGCCAGTACCACAAGGGCGGGCCGGGCAACGGCGCGTTCCTCCAGATCACCGGGGACGTCGCCCGCGACGTCGCCGTCCCGGGCCGGCCGTACTCGCTGGGCGAGCTGCAGCTCGCCCAGGCGTACGGCGACCTGCGGGTGGTGCGGTCGCTGGGGCGCCCCGCCTTCCGCGTCCATCTGCGCGACCGCGCCGAGGGCCTCGCGCAGCTCACCGGGGCGCTCACCTGACGAGCCGGCGGACGCGCCGGAGACGCGCCGCCTGACGCGCCGCCCGGCGGGCGCGCCTTGCGCGGCGTTCGCGGGCGGAGGAAGATCGAGGGAGAGGTCGCCAATGCCCATTCTCTCCTGAAACGATGGGGAGCAGGAGGGAACGGTGTCCGGATTCGACGTACTGACGCGCGGCGACGTGCTCGACTCGGCGCTGCAGGCGAGGGACTACCTCGTCGGCTGCGGCGTCCCCGGCGCGCTCGCCGCCAAGGACCCGCGGCTGTGGGGGCGGCGCGCGGTCGATCACAGCAGGCTGGGCTGGCTCGACCTGCCGTTCGCCTCCCGCGGGCTGCTGAACCAGGTGGACGGCCTGGTCTCCGAGGCGCGGTACTCGGGCCTCGACCACATCGTGCTGATCGGCGTCGGGGCGGAGAGCCTCGCCGCCCAGGCGATCATGGAGTCGCACGCGGCCGCGGTCGCCGCGGGCGCCCCGGGAGAGGGCGCCGCCGGCGACCGGCCCGGTGGCGAGCTGACCGTCCTGGACGGCGGCGACACCGCGGCGCTGGCGTTCGCGCTGGAGCGGCTCGACCGGACGATGGTCGTCCTCTCGAGCAAGGCGGGCGTGTCCCTGGAGGGCGACGCCTACCGCCGGATCTTCGCGGCCGCGTTCCGCGAGCGGGGCATGTCGGAGCGGGAGATCGCGAGCCGCTTCCTGGTGATCACCGACCACGGGAGCCCGCTGCACGACTTCGCCCGCCAGTGCGGCTACCGCATCGGCCTCACCGACCCGTACCTCCCGGGACACTTCGGGGCGCTGTCGGCGTACGGGCTGGTGCCCGCCGTCCTCGCGGGCGCCGACGCGGAGCGGCTCCTGGAGGAGGCGGCGTCGCTGGTGCCGTCGCTCGGCAAGGACGAGGACAACCCCGGCCTGCTGCTCGGCGCGGTCCTCGGCGGCTGCGCGCAGCGGGGGCCGGGCGGCATGGCACGCGACAAGGTGCTGCTGCGCGAGCCCGGCGGGCCGGGCGCGCTGAGCGCCTGGATCTCCCAGCTCCTCGCCGTCGGCACCGGCAAGCGGGGCCGCGGCGTGCTGGCGTTCGAGCCGCCCGGCGGGCGGGGCGAGTTCCCCGACGTGCACGGCGTGTCGATCAACCCGCGGTCGGCGGCGCAGGACGAGTCCGACACCTCGGTGTGGGCGCCGCTCGGCGCGCAGTTCCTGCTGTGGGAGTACGCGACGGCGGTCGCCGGGTGGCTGCTCGGCGTGAACCCGTTCGAGGCGGGCAGCACCGTCGTCCAGGAGTCGGAGGACGACGCGGCGACCATGCTGCGCACGGCCGCCGGCGGCCCGCTCACCGCGGAGCGGCCGGTGTACGTCGAGGACGGCGTCGAGGTGCACGCCGACTT
The sequence above is drawn from the Actinomadura hallensis genome and encodes:
- a CDS encoding phosphoheptose isomerase, producing the protein MSGFDVLTRGDVLDSALQARDYLVGCGVPGALAAKDPRLWGRRAVDHSRLGWLDLPFASRGLLNQVDGLVSEARYSGLDHIVLIGVGAESLAAQAIMESHAAAVAAGAPGEGAAGDRPGGELTVLDGGDTAALAFALERLDRTMVVLSSKAGVSLEGDAYRRIFAAAFRERGMSEREIASRFLVITDHGSPLHDFARQCGYRIGLTDPYLPGHFGALSAYGLVPAVLAGADAERLLEEAASLVPSLGKDEDNPGLLLGAVLGGCAQRGPGGMARDKVLLREPGGPGALSAWISQLLAVGTGKRGRGVLAFEPPGGRGEFPDVHGVSINPRSAAQDESDTSVWAPLGAQFLLWEYATAVAGWLLGVNPFEAGSTVVQESEDDAATMLRTAAGGPLTAERPVYVEDGVEVHADFPWPPGAELMTVLGGLVASVPNDGYLSVMTYLSGDFSGRYLAPSMARASGRPVAYGQGPGYPHATGPVHKDGPGNGAFLIVTGDPAPGDDLATRPIPGRPYSLAQLQLARALAELRALRDRRLPVIRLHLRDPVDGAEKLTEAMRAVAGARRP